In a single window of the Elusimicrobiota bacterium genome:
- a CDS encoding glycosyltransferase family 4 protein produces the protein MKILQIIDIPWNSGITSYAIELSKGLAKKGHKIFFASLKNGLPNKLAQQAGFETINICSRKNPFVFDTVFQLAKFIQMCNIDIVNAYTGKCHFLAYLVLLISAKKFAIIRTKSDALYPKKSFLYKKTKKVIAASEFIRKQYLEIGLEPEKVVTIYQGIDTSVHEFTNSRVHEFIVGIVGRLDPVKGHRYFLEAAKIVLRKIPDTKFLIAGKEENIKYSELKKLSEKLGIEKSVEFFGYVEDVYKFMSECSLGVVTSTGSEAVSRVLLEWMACGKVVIATSVGCIPEILDETALVPPFNAEILAQRILKFLETPSLMKNIAETNRKKIEKEFGYEKFMADTERIFNSVL, from the coding sequence ATGAAAATTCTGCAAATAATTGATATCCCGTGGAATAGCGGGATAACAAGTTATGCTATTGAACTATCAAAAGGGCTTGCTAAAAAGGGTCATAAGATATTCTTTGCAAGCTTGAAGAATGGACTACCCAATAAACTTGCCCAACAGGCAGGTTTCGAAACAATTAATATCTGTTCAAGGAAAAATCCATTTGTTTTTGATACTGTTTTTCAATTAGCAAAATTTATACAAATGTGTAATATTGATATTGTTAATGCCTACACAGGCAAATGTCATTTTTTAGCATATTTGGTTTTACTCATTTCTGCTAAAAAATTTGCTATAATAAGAACGAAATCAGATGCGTTATACCCGAAAAAAAGTTTTTTGTATAAAAAAACAAAAAAAGTTATTGCTGCTTCAGAGTTTATAAGAAAACAGTATTTAGAAATCGGGCTTGAGCCCGAAAAAGTTGTAACAATCTATCAGGGTATAGATACATCAGTTCACGAGTTCACGAATTCACGAGTTCACGAGTTTATTGTTGGCATAGTTGGAAGGTTAGATCCTGTGAAAGGACATAGATATTTTTTAGAAGCCGCTAAAATTGTTCTTAGGAAAATTCCCGATACAAAATTTTTAATTGCAGGTAAAGAAGAGAATATAAAATATAGTGAACTTAAAAAATTATCGGAAAAACTTGGCATAGAAAAGTCGGTTGAATTTTTCGGCTATGTAGAAGATGTCTACAAATTTATGTCAGAATGTTCACTTGGTGTAGTTACATCAACTGGGAGTGAAGCGGTAAGCAGGGTGCTGCTTGAATGGATGGCTTGCGGGAAAGTAGTCATTGCAACCTCTGTAGGCTGCATACCGGAGATACTTGATGAAACAGCTTTAGTCCCGCCTTTCAATGCAGAAATACTTGCACAAAGAATCTTGAAATTTTTAGAAACTCCGTCACTTATGAAAAATATAGCAGAAACCAACAGAAAAAAAATAGAAAAAGAGTTCGGATATGAGAAGTTTATGGCTGATACAGAAAGGATTTTTAACAGTGTTTTGTAG
- the waaF gene encoding lipopolysaccharide heptosyltransferase II, with translation MKILIIQTAFLGDVVLTLPLIQSVKKYLKAHLSILCIPATQNILEGHPAIDEIIIYDKKGKDKGFFKLVKLAKKLKEKKFDTAIIPHPSFKSGLISYLANIPERIGFSNSAGRFFFTDRVFFDKRKHQLERYLSLLKHFNIEVKEAKTEIYIDEKDEKFADDILLKDKKFFGINPGSVWATKKWLHERYAELSDKIVNQLDGQVVIFGGPYDIETASEVEKNMKSKAINLAGKTTLKQLTALIKKCCVFITNDSGPMHISAGLNVPTVAIFGPTVKQLGFFPYSKKAVIVEKSLPCRPCGKHGPNKCPKKHFRCMTEISVDDVFEAVKLLNNKYQ, from the coding sequence ATGAAAATATTGATAATACAAACGGCGTTTTTAGGTGATGTTGTTTTAACATTGCCATTGATTCAATCAGTAAAAAAATATCTTAAGGCACACTTAAGTATACTCTGTATCCCAGCAACACAAAACATATTGGAGGGACACCCGGCAATTGACGAAATTATTATCTATGACAAGAAAGGAAAGGACAAAGGTTTTTTTAAGTTGGTAAAACTTGCGAAAAAACTGAAAGAAAAAAAATTTGATACTGCAATAATTCCACACCCATCTTTTAAATCCGGCTTAATTTCATATCTCGCGAATATTCCCGAAAGAATAGGATTTTCAAACAGCGCGGGCAGATTTTTTTTTACAGACAGGGTTTTCTTTGATAAAAGGAAACACCAACTTGAAAGATATCTCAGTTTACTTAAACATTTCAATATTGAGGTAAAAGAAGCAAAGACTGAAATTTATATTGATGAAAAAGATGAAAAATTTGCCGATGATATTTTACTGAAAGATAAAAAATTTTTTGGAATAAATCCGGGCAGTGTATGGGCAACAAAGAAATGGCTTCATGAGAGGTATGCCGAACTTTCTGATAAAATTGTAAATCAACTTGATGGACAGGTTGTTATTTTTGGCGGACCTTACGATATTGAAACTGCATCAGAAGTTGAAAAAAATATGAAATCAAAGGCGATAAATCTTGCAGGCAAAACAACGCTTAAACAACTTACAGCACTTATAAAAAAATGCTGCGTTTTTATAACAAACGATTCAGGACCGATGCATATATCCGCAGGATTAAATGTTCCAACGGTTGCTATTTTTGGGCCTACAGTTAAGCAACTTGGTTTTTTTCCATATTCAAAAAAAGCAGTTATTGTTGAAAAAAGTTTGCCTTGTCGTCCTTGTGGAAAACACGGTCCGAACAAATGTCCTAAAAAGCATTTTAGATGTATGACAGAAATTTCTGTGGATGATGTTTTTGAAGCAGTAAAATTGTTAAATAACAAATATCAATAG
- a CDS encoding lysophospholipid acyltransferase family protein produces MNLFFDKFLIWLGSFYIWFVGRTSKIIVKNSSVYDWLTKNNKPVIFAFWHGRQIPLVWSHRKKNIQILVSQSKDGEYIARITKRFGFGTVRGSSSKGGIKALVGIIRKAKNGFSVAFTPDGPRGPAREIQPGVILTAQKTGLPIIPLASSSKRKYIIKNWDEFHIPYPFNKIVICHGEPIYIHETEDIKVKLQELKKAIDETTNKADILIS; encoded by the coding sequence TTGAATTTATTTTTTGATAAATTTTTAATTTGGCTCGGCAGTTTTTATATCTGGTTCGTCGGCAGAACATCAAAAATCATTGTAAAAAATTCTTCTGTGTATGATTGGTTAACAAAAAACAATAAACCAGTAATATTTGCGTTCTGGCATGGTAGACAAATTCCGCTTGTTTGGTCGCACAGAAAAAAAAATATACAGATACTTGTGAGTCAGTCTAAAGATGGCGAATACATCGCAAGGATTACGAAAAGATTCGGATTTGGTACGGTTCGCGGTTCAAGTTCAAAAGGTGGAATAAAAGCGCTTGTGGGAATAATAAGAAAAGCCAAAAATGGGTTCTCGGTTGCATTTACACCTGATGGGCCACGAGGTCCAGCAAGAGAAATTCAACCAGGCGTCATTCTTACAGCACAAAAAACAGGATTGCCTATAATCCCGCTCGCCAGTTCATCAAAAAGAAAATATATTATCAAAAACTGGGACGAATTCCATATCCCATATCCATTTAACAAAATCGTTATATGTCACGGCGAGCCAATTTATATTCACGAAACCGAAGATATAAAAGTGAAATTGCAAGAACTAAAAAAAGCAATTGATGAAACCACTAATAAAGCAGATATTCTTATTTCTTAG